ATAAGTATGAATCATAAACCATCTTTTTACTACGGTTTTTTCCATTATTCTACCCTCCAAAGAGAGATACTAAAATTTTTAATAGTCTAGAAGCAATTAAATCGAAAACTCCCAAATAGATACTGAGTACCAAGCTCATAGCTATTACCCAAAGAGTTGAATTTTTTATCTCCTCTTTGTTAGGCCATTGAACCTTTGAATACTCCATTTTTATTCCTTGAAAAAGATTCATCTAATCACCTTTTGATTTGACATTATAGATTATAAAAAAATGGCAGGTCAAGAGGGATTCGAACCCCCAGCCCTCGGTTTTGGAGACCGATGCTCTGCCAGTTGAGCCATTGACCTGCACGTTGCAAAACTAATTATTTCTTAGTTTCTTTATGTAAAGTAACTTTTTTGTCCCACTTACAGTATTTATTAATTTCTAATCTTTCTGTAGTATTTTTCTTATTTTTTGATGTGCTATAGTTTCTTCTTTTGCACTCTGTACATTCTAATTGAATATTTACTCTCAATTTTACAC
The genomic region above belongs to Fusobacterium sp. DD2 and contains:
- the secE gene encoding preprotein translocase subunit SecE — protein: MNLFQGIKMEYSKVQWPNKEEIKNSTLWVIAMSLVLSIYLGVFDLIASRLLKILVSLFGG
- the rpmG gene encoding 50S ribosomal protein L33; translation: MRVNIQLECTECKRRNYSTSKNKKNTTERLEINKYCKWDKKVTLHKETKK